The following are encoded together in the Marmota flaviventris isolate mMarFla1 chromosome 18, mMarFla1.hap1, whole genome shotgun sequence genome:
- the Tulp2 gene encoding tubby-related protein 2, whose product MSRENDTWKKETLGDELAALRLQKLEQQWRLFEKKQRRKRQEPLMVQANPDASMRHWRLQRREEHFLSDTGIGNPFLQENVPEAHLRLGAHSAPVTMNCGGDGIGEHRPLVSLTEADSSDPELEEVFVEDFPESLPSYRERLLGTCRRGWLAPRRPGASSEDQNELQDVQDEYGAPNLAQTPGMDSDGGHGGLAFFKGEDLEEKQEELESAGASSAAAAKEESAVPESVGCTASCFVEGGAGLLPRTPGPPGLLLGEDLETYVLRPAQRGHMVQCCISRDKHGVDKGLFPIYFLYLEVEDGRKHFLLAGRKRKRSKTSNYLISLDPEDLSRDGDSFVGKVRSNTLGTKFIIFDNGTSPDRKHLVPDTDRLREELGVVYYETNVLGFRGPRKMTVIIPGTDSQGQRISIQPQKEQESLMNRLQRGSGQGLVLLQNKAPSWSDESGAYVLNFHGRVTRASVKNFQIVHPEDPDYLVLQFGRVAPDMFTMDFRFPLCPLQAFAICLSSFDGKLACE is encoded by the exons ATGTCTCGGGAGAATGACACTTGGAAAAAAGA GACCCTGGGGGATGAACTTGCTGCTCTACGGCTTCAGAAGCTGGAACAGCAG TGGCGACTGTTTGAGAAGAAGCAACGACGGAAACGCCAGGAGCCCCTCATGGTTCAGGCCAATCCTGATGCTTCCATGCGGCACTGGCGTCTGCAGCGTCGAGAGGAGCACTTCCTGAGTGACACCG GCATTGGGAACCCTTTTCTCCAAGAGAATGTGCCAGAGGCCCATCTGCGTTTGGGTGCCCACAGTGCCCCAGTTACCATGAACTGTGGTGGAGATGGCATCGGCGAGCACAGGCCCCTGGTGTCACTGACAGAAGCAG ACAGTTCCGATCCAGAGCTGGAGGAAGTCTTCGTGGAAGATTTTCCTGAATCCCTTCCATCCTATAGAGAAAGGCTTCTGGGAACTTGTCGCAGGGGTTGGCTAGCCCCACGACGGCCTG GGGCcagttcagaagaccagaatgaaCTCCAGGATGTCCAAGATGAATATGGGGCACCCAATCTGGCACAAACCCCTGGAATGGATAGTGACGGGGGACATGGAGGCTTGGCATTCTTCAAG GGAGAAGACCTGGAAGAAAAGCAAGAGGAGTTGGAGTCTGCAGGGGCGAGCTCCGCAGCTGCCGCCAAGGAGGAGTCCGCGGTCCCGGAAAGCGTGGGCTGTACAGCCAGCTGCTTCGTGGAGGGCGGGGCTGGCTTGCTACCCCGTACCCCAGGCCCTCCTGGCCTTCTGCTGGGAGAAGACTTGGAGACCTACGTCCTGCGGCCAGCGCAGCGGGGCCACATGGTGCAATGTTGCATCAGCCGGGACAAGCATGGCGTAGACAAGGGCTTGTTCCCCATCTACTTCCTCTACCTGGAGGTAGAGGACGGCCGGAAG CACTTCCTCCTGGCTGGGcgaaaaagaaaaaggagcaaaACTTCTAATTATCTAATTTCCCTGGACCCCGAAGATCTGTCTCGGGATGGGGACAGCTTTGTTGGCAAAGTCAG ATCTAATACATTGGGCACCAAGTTCATCATCTTTGACAATGGGACAAGTCCCGACCGGAAGCATTTGGTACCAGACACTGACCGGCTCAGAGAGGAGCTGGGAGTTGTATATTAT GAGACTAATGTTTTGGGATTCCGGGGGCCTCGGAAAATGACTGTGATCATCCCAGGAACCGACAGCCAGGGCCAAAGAATCAGCATCCAGCCACAAAAA GAACAAGAGTCGCTAATGAATCGCCTCCAACGGGGGTCCGGCCAGGGGCTGGTCCTGCTGCAAAACAAAGCCCCATCCTGGAGCGATGAGAGCGGCGCCTACGTGCTCAATTTCCACGGTCGAGTCACCCGGGCTTCTGTCAAGAACTTCCAGATCGTGCACCCTGAAGACC CGGACTACCTGGTTCTTCAATTTGGCCGCGTGGCCCCAGATATGTTCACTATGGACTTCCGGTTCCCGCTTTGTCCGCTCCAAGCCTTCGCTATCTGCTTGTCCAGTTTCGATGGGAAGCTGGCATGTGAGTAA
- the Ppp1r15a gene encoding protein phosphatase 1 regulatory subunit 15A, giving the protein MAPGQVPHHSTPWREAHYSYLLSPLMGFLSRAWSRLRGPGPSEPWLVEAVTGENLVEGGLQGEVKASLAISHGPWARHPQGEAEDSGVPQENGEADLESCLDLKPSNSPPEAWGLLGSKENSEKDANSVPREQGREITDGQPLSPSLQIRALQGSDKSPGEEKAEEEGVTKFSYPSSHWEWSDVKKEAPTASTFPESSGSQLGTCVYCPEEEEDQATEEKGTENEARKTSVSPSLAGSSSRAWGYCPGERPREKGRKACEAPGKEADPEPWSSLPAQRHLLGALENQRSKNGKEEEDDSALGATEKGGAKGPSSISSTSASGRAWVCQPGENVEEEEKSDSGSAEEEGETEASSPTLPTSAFWKAWVYHPGEDTEEDEDSDWESTEEKEDAEASSPTPATSALLKAWVYRPGEDTEEEDEDSDWESTEEEGEAETSSPTPATSALLKAWVYRPGEDTEEEDECEQNEDKGEDCGAAAWGQHPSLQAQSAHLRGWLYQPGKETEEGEAEEEWGDSETSPFRVAFYLPGEKPPPPWTAPKLPLRLQRRLRLSQTLTQDPDPETPPKSRKVRFSEKVTVHFLAVWAGPAQAARRGPWEQFARDRSRFARRIAQVQEKLGPCLTPASRARAWARLGNAPSSLTPIPASTQTLSFPLISSEAPAQATPLSQAMATPPHTPSLEAPALSLNLNGRRG; this is encoded by the exons ATGGCTCCAGGCCAAGTACCCCATCACAGCACACCCTGGAGGGAAGCCCACTACTCCTACCTCCTGTCCCCACTGATGGGCTTCCTCAGCCGGGCCTGGAGCCGGCTGAGAGGCCCAGGACCTTCAGAGCCCTGGCTGGTAGAAGCAGTAACAGGAGAAAATCTGGTAGAAGGTGGCCTGCAGGGAGAAGTGAAGGCTTCTTTGGCCATCTCCCATGGTCCCTGGGCCAGGCATCCTCAAGGGGAAGCTGAAGACAGTGGAGTACCTCAAGAGAATGGAGAAGCAGACCTGGAGTCCTGCCTTGATCTGAAGCCCAGTAATTCCCCTCCTGAAGCTTGGGGACTTTTAGGCAGTAAAGAAAATAGTGAGAAAGATGCAAACAGTGTCCCcagagagcagggaagggaaaTTACAGATGGCCAGCCGCTGTCCCCCAGCCTGCAGATAAGAGCCCTGCAAGGTTCTGATAAGAGTCCTGGGGAGGAGAAAGCTGAAGAAGAGGGAGTGACCAAGTTCTCTTATCCTTCATCACACTGGGAGTGGAGCGATGTCAAGAAAGAAGCTCCTACTGCCTCCACTTTCCCTGAGTCTTCAGGATCCCAACTTGGCACTTGTGTGTATTgcccagaggaggaagaggatcaaGCCACGgaggaaaaaggaacagaaaacgAAGCCAGGAAGACCTCTGTTTCCCCCTCATTGGCAGGCTCCAGCTCCAGGGCTTGGGGATATTGTCCAGGCGAGAGGCCTAGGGAGAAGGGCAGGAAGGCCTGTGAAGCCCCTGGGAAAGAAGCTGACCCAGAGCCATGGTCCTCGCTTCCAGCCCAGAGGCACCTGCTTGGGGCTTTGGAGAATCAACGGAGTAAGAAcggaaaggaagaggaggatgacAGTGCTTTAGGGGCAACTGAGAAGGGAGGAGCTAAGGGTCCTTCTTCCATTTCCTCTACAAGTGCCTCCGGGAGGGCCTGGGTGTGTCAGCCAGGGGAGAatgtggaggaagaggagaagagtgATTCAGGATCagctgaggaggaaggagaaactgaggcttcctctcccaccctccctaCAAGTGCCTTCTGGAAAGCCTGGGTGTATCATCCTGGAGAGGACACAGAGGAAGATGAGGACAGTGACTGGGAATCAACTGAGGAGAAGGAAGACGCTGAggcttcctctcccacccccgcTACCAGTGCCCTCCTGAAGGCCTGGGTGTATCGTCCTGGGGAGGACActgaggaggaagatgaggacaGTGACTGGGAATCAactgaggaggaaggagaagctgagacttcctctcccacccctgctACAAGTGCCCTCCTGAAGGCCTGGGTGTATCGTCCTGGGGAGGACACTGAGGAGGAAGATGAGTGTGAGCAGAATGAGGACAAAGGAGAGGACTGTGGAGCAGCTGCCTGGGGCCAGCACCCCTCCCTTCAGGCCCAGAGTGCCCACCTCAGGGGCTGGCTATATCAACCTGGAaaggagacagaggaaggggAAGCTGAGGAGGAATGGGGAGACTCCGAGACCAGCCCCTTCAGAGTGGCCTTCTACTTACCTGGAGAGAAACCACCACCTCCCTGGACTGCTCCTAAGCTGCCCCTCAGACTACAAAGACGACTCAGGTTGTCACAGACCCTCACCCAGGATCCAGACCCTGAAACTCCCCCAAAATCCAGAAAG GTGCGCTTCTCTGAGAAGGTCACCGTGCATTTTCTGGCTGTCTGGGCAGGCCCGGCCCAGGCTGCCCGCCGGGGCCCCTGGGAACAGTTCGCTCGGGATCGGAGTCGCTTTGCCCGCCGCATCGCCCAGGTCCAGGAAAAGCTAGGTCCCTGCCTTACCCCTGCCTCCCGGGCAAGAGCCTGGGCACGCCTTGGGAATGCACCCAGTTCTCTTACCCCCATACCTGCCTCTACCCAGACCTTATCTTTCCCCTTGATCTCCTCCGAGGCTCCAGCTCAGGCCACGCCCTTGAGTCAGGCTATGGCCACACCCCCTCATACCCCTTCTTTGGAAGCACCAGCTCTTAGCCTGAATCTCAATGGGAGGCGTGGCTAA
- the Plekha4 gene encoding pleckstrin homology domain-containing family A member 4 isoform X1: MEEGRPRSSLSLASSASTISSRSSLSTQKPTRAVNKVHAFGKRNNALRRDPNLPVHIRGWLHKQDSSGLRLWKRRWFVLSGHCLFYYKDSREESVLGSVLLPSYSIRPDGPGAPRGRRFTFTAEHPGMRTYVLAADTLEDLRGWLRALGRASRAEGEDCGRPRTPASPQRGEGPGGPGGPPEVSRGEEGRISESPEMARFSRGHGRPGLLTPSPTADLQSGPRIRRTRSPDLFTPLSRPPSPLSLPRPRSAPARRPPPSSGDAALPARPHTPLSRIDVRPPLDWGPQRQTLSRPPTPRRGPSSDAGGGKPPRSPQHWSQEPRPRRGEAPSGSSTYLQLPPRPPGTRASMVLLPGPPLDSNFHQSLETDTLLTKLCGQDRLLRRLQEDIDQRQEEKEQLEAALELTRQQLGQAGREAVGPGKAWGRQRLLQDRLVSVRAALCHLTQERERVWDTYSGLEQELGTLRETLEYLLHLGSPQDRASAQQQLWMVEDTLAGLGGPQKALPHTEPDSPSPALQGEESSERESLPESLELSSPRSPEADWGRPPGGDRDFASPRSGEHPAGVGVSLCSNLTKSLVLPGLGSPRVSRASSPEGRRPTSPQLGTKVPTTRPRMSAQEQLERIRRNQECGRPLPRPTSPRLLTLGRTLSPARRQADLEQKSVLGAAKWLRSSGSWSSPRNTTPYLPTSEGHRERVLSLSQALATEASQWHRMMTASPDGNVDSRGEPLPPAPPPPSDPTLQVTSHPRCSPMANSDSAGFSRGGNGRGGGPAHWEPTWDSGNAPPAQTQEEGAWPLRVTLLQSSF, translated from the exons ATGGAGGAGGGGCGACCTCGGAGCAGCCTCAGCCTGGCCAGCAGCGCCTCTACCATCTCTTCCCGCAGCAGCTTGAGCACCCAG AAGCCCACTCGGGCAGTAAACAAGGTCCATGCCTTTGGGAAGAGGAACAATGCACTCCGAAGGGATCCCAACCTGCCTGTGCACATCCGGGGCTGGCTTCATAAACAG GATAGCTCCGGACTACGGCTTTGGAAACGTCGCTGGTTCGTCCTCTCTGGCCATTGCCTCTTCTATTACAAGG ACAGCCGCGAGGAGAGTGTCCTGGGAAGTGTCCTGCTCCCCAGCTACAGTATTAGGCCAGATGGGCCCGGAGCACCCCGAGGGCGGCGCTTCACCTTCACG GCAGAGCATCCGGGCATGAGGACCTATGTCCTGGCGGCTGACACATTAGAAGACCTGCGGGGCTGGCTGCGGGCCTTGGGCCGGGCCTCCCGCGCGGAGGGGGAAGATTG TGGGCGACCCAGGACACCCGCAAGTCCCCAGCGTGGGGAGGGCCCTGGCGGTCCCGGGGGTCCCCCGGAGGTGAGCAGAGGGGAAGAGGGACGCATCTCAGAATCACCAGAGATGGCTCGGTTCTCTAGAGGTCATGGCCGACCTGGGCTGCTCACTCCCAGCCCCACAGCCGACCTCCAGTCTGGACCCCGGATTCGGCGGACTAGGAGCCCCGA CCTGTTCACGCCCCTGTCTCGCCCGCCCTCCCCTCTGAGCCTTCCGCGTCCCCGTTCTGCTCCTGCGCGGCGACCCCCTCCCTCCTCGGGAGACGCAGCGCTCCCTGCCCGACCTCACACCCCCTTGAGTCGCATCGATGTCAGGCCTCCTCTGGATTGGGGCCCCCAGCGACAGACTCTATCACGTCCCCCCACTCCTCGCCGAGGACCCTCCTCCGACGCTGGCGGAGGAAAGCCCCCCAGGAGTCCCCAGCACTGGAGTCAAGAACCTAGACCACGGAGAGGAGAG GCCCCATCTGGCTCCTCCACCTATCTCCAGCTCCCCCCAAGACCCCCTGGAACCCGGGCCTCTATGGTTTTACTG cCAGGTCCCCCCCTGGACTCAAACTTCCACCAAAGCCTGGAGACAGAC acTCTTTTGACCAAGTTGTGTGGGCAGGACCGGCTCCTGAGGAGGCTGCAGGAGGACATagaccagaggcaggaggagaag GAGCAGCTAGAGGCCGCCCTGGAGTTGACCCGGCAGCAGTTGGGTCAGGCAGGCAGGGAGGCTGTGGGTCCTGGGAAGGCCTGGGGTCGCCAGCGCCTGCTGCAGGACCGGCTGGTCAGTGTGAGAGCTGCCCTTTGTCACCTGACCCAG GAGCGAGAGCGGGTTTGGGACACATACAGTGGCCTGGAGCAGGAACTGGGCACCTTAAGAGAGACCCTCGAATACCTGCTGCACCTCGGTTCCCCCCAG GACAGAGCATCGGCTCAGCAGCAGCTGTGGATGGTAGAAGACACGCTGGCTGGTCTGGGTGGCCCTCAGAAAGCACTCCCCCACACTGAGCCTGACTCCCCATCCCCTGCACTCCAAGGCGAGGAGTCCTCAGAGAGGGAG AGTTTGCCTGAGTCCTTGGAACTGAGCTCCCCTCGGTCCCCTGAGGCTGACTGGGGGCGGCCCCCTGGAGGTGACAGAGACTTTGCCAGCCCTCGGTCAGGTGAGCATCCTGCTGGAGTGGGAGTTTCCTTGTGTTCTAACCTCACCAAGTCCCTTGTCCTGCCAGGTCTTGGATCTCCGAGGGTCTCCCGGGCTTCTAGTCCTGAGGGTCGCCGCCCCACTTCTCCGCAACTGGGAACCAAG GTCCCCACAACCCGGCCTCGGATGAGTGCTCAGGAGCAGCTGGAGCGTATTCGCAGGAACCAGGAGTGTGGACGGCCTCTCCCACGCCCCACCTCCCCCCGGCTGCTCACTCTAGGGAGGACACTGTCCCCAGCCAGACGCCAGGCAGACCTGGAGCAAAAG TCTGTCCTAGGAGCTGCAAAATGGCTCAGAAGCTCAGGGTCCTGGAGTAG TCCTAGGAACACTACCCCTTACTTGCCGACTTCCGAAGGCCACCGGGAGCGGGTCCTTAGCCTCTCCCAAGCCCTGGCCACTGAGGCGTCGCAGTGGCACAGAATGATGACAG CCTCTCCAGATGGAAATGTGGACTCGCGAGGAGAGCCTCTCCCCCCGGCGCCGCCGCCTCCTTCGGACCCCACTCTCCAGGTGACCTCTCACCCAAGATGCTCTCCGATGGCTAATTCCGATTCCGCGGGATTCTCGCGCGGCGGTAATGGGCGTGGTGGAGGCCCCGCCCACTGGGAGCCCACGTGGGACTCCGGGAACGCCCCTCCCGCCCAGACTCAAGAGGAGGGGGCGTGGCCACTGAGGGTCACGTTGCTCCAGTCCAGCTTCTGA
- the Plekha4 gene encoding pleckstrin homology domain-containing family A member 4 isoform X2, producing the protein MEEGRPRSSLSLASSASTISSRSSLSTQKPTRAVNKVHAFGKRNNALRRDPNLPVHIRGWLHKQDSSGLRLWKRRWFVLSGHCLFYYKDSREESVLGSVLLPSYSIRPDGPGAPRGRRFTFTAEHPGMRTYVLAADTLEDLRGWLRALGRASRAEGEDCGRPRTPASPQRGEGPGGPGGPPEVSRGEEGRISESPEMARFSRGHGRPGLLTPSPTADLQSGPRIRRTRSPDLFTPLSRPPSPLSLPRPRSAPARRPPPSSGDAALPARPHTPLSRIDVRPPLDWGPQRQTLSRPPTPRRGPSSDAGGGKPPRSPQHWSQEPRPRRGEAPSGSSTYLQLPPRPPGTRASMVLLPGPPLDSNFHQSLETDTLLTKLCGQDRLLRRLQEDIDQRQEEKEQLEAALELTRQQLGQAGREAVGPGKAWGRQRLLQDRLVSVRAALCHLTQERERVWDTYSGLEQELGTLRETLEYLLHLGSPQDRASAQQQLWMVEDTLAGLGGPQKALPHTEPDSPSPALQGEESSERESLPESLELSSPRSPEADWGRPPGGDRDFASPRSGLGSPRVSRASSPEGRRPTSPQLGTKVPTTRPRMSAQEQLERIRRNQECGRPLPRPTSPRLLTLGRTLSPARRQADLEQKSVLGAAKWLRSSGSWSSPRNTTPYLPTSEGHRERVLSLSQALATEASQWHRMMTASPDGNVDSRGEPLPPAPPPPSDPTLQVTSHPRCSPMANSDSAGFSRGGNGRGGGPAHWEPTWDSGNAPPAQTQEEGAWPLRVTLLQSSF; encoded by the exons ATGGAGGAGGGGCGACCTCGGAGCAGCCTCAGCCTGGCCAGCAGCGCCTCTACCATCTCTTCCCGCAGCAGCTTGAGCACCCAG AAGCCCACTCGGGCAGTAAACAAGGTCCATGCCTTTGGGAAGAGGAACAATGCACTCCGAAGGGATCCCAACCTGCCTGTGCACATCCGGGGCTGGCTTCATAAACAG GATAGCTCCGGACTACGGCTTTGGAAACGTCGCTGGTTCGTCCTCTCTGGCCATTGCCTCTTCTATTACAAGG ACAGCCGCGAGGAGAGTGTCCTGGGAAGTGTCCTGCTCCCCAGCTACAGTATTAGGCCAGATGGGCCCGGAGCACCCCGAGGGCGGCGCTTCACCTTCACG GCAGAGCATCCGGGCATGAGGACCTATGTCCTGGCGGCTGACACATTAGAAGACCTGCGGGGCTGGCTGCGGGCCTTGGGCCGGGCCTCCCGCGCGGAGGGGGAAGATTG TGGGCGACCCAGGACACCCGCAAGTCCCCAGCGTGGGGAGGGCCCTGGCGGTCCCGGGGGTCCCCCGGAGGTGAGCAGAGGGGAAGAGGGACGCATCTCAGAATCACCAGAGATGGCTCGGTTCTCTAGAGGTCATGGCCGACCTGGGCTGCTCACTCCCAGCCCCACAGCCGACCTCCAGTCTGGACCCCGGATTCGGCGGACTAGGAGCCCCGA CCTGTTCACGCCCCTGTCTCGCCCGCCCTCCCCTCTGAGCCTTCCGCGTCCCCGTTCTGCTCCTGCGCGGCGACCCCCTCCCTCCTCGGGAGACGCAGCGCTCCCTGCCCGACCTCACACCCCCTTGAGTCGCATCGATGTCAGGCCTCCTCTGGATTGGGGCCCCCAGCGACAGACTCTATCACGTCCCCCCACTCCTCGCCGAGGACCCTCCTCCGACGCTGGCGGAGGAAAGCCCCCCAGGAGTCCCCAGCACTGGAGTCAAGAACCTAGACCACGGAGAGGAGAG GCCCCATCTGGCTCCTCCACCTATCTCCAGCTCCCCCCAAGACCCCCTGGAACCCGGGCCTCTATGGTTTTACTG cCAGGTCCCCCCCTGGACTCAAACTTCCACCAAAGCCTGGAGACAGAC acTCTTTTGACCAAGTTGTGTGGGCAGGACCGGCTCCTGAGGAGGCTGCAGGAGGACATagaccagaggcaggaggagaag GAGCAGCTAGAGGCCGCCCTGGAGTTGACCCGGCAGCAGTTGGGTCAGGCAGGCAGGGAGGCTGTGGGTCCTGGGAAGGCCTGGGGTCGCCAGCGCCTGCTGCAGGACCGGCTGGTCAGTGTGAGAGCTGCCCTTTGTCACCTGACCCAG GAGCGAGAGCGGGTTTGGGACACATACAGTGGCCTGGAGCAGGAACTGGGCACCTTAAGAGAGACCCTCGAATACCTGCTGCACCTCGGTTCCCCCCAG GACAGAGCATCGGCTCAGCAGCAGCTGTGGATGGTAGAAGACACGCTGGCTGGTCTGGGTGGCCCTCAGAAAGCACTCCCCCACACTGAGCCTGACTCCCCATCCCCTGCACTCCAAGGCGAGGAGTCCTCAGAGAGGGAG AGTTTGCCTGAGTCCTTGGAACTGAGCTCCCCTCGGTCCCCTGAGGCTGACTGGGGGCGGCCCCCTGGAGGTGACAGAGACTTTGCCAGCCCTCGGTCAG GTCTTGGATCTCCGAGGGTCTCCCGGGCTTCTAGTCCTGAGGGTCGCCGCCCCACTTCTCCGCAACTGGGAACCAAG GTCCCCACAACCCGGCCTCGGATGAGTGCTCAGGAGCAGCTGGAGCGTATTCGCAGGAACCAGGAGTGTGGACGGCCTCTCCCACGCCCCACCTCCCCCCGGCTGCTCACTCTAGGGAGGACACTGTCCCCAGCCAGACGCCAGGCAGACCTGGAGCAAAAG TCTGTCCTAGGAGCTGCAAAATGGCTCAGAAGCTCAGGGTCCTGGAGTAG TCCTAGGAACACTACCCCTTACTTGCCGACTTCCGAAGGCCACCGGGAGCGGGTCCTTAGCCTCTCCCAAGCCCTGGCCACTGAGGCGTCGCAGTGGCACAGAATGATGACAG CCTCTCCAGATGGAAATGTGGACTCGCGAGGAGAGCCTCTCCCCCCGGCGCCGCCGCCTCCTTCGGACCCCACTCTCCAGGTGACCTCTCACCCAAGATGCTCTCCGATGGCTAATTCCGATTCCGCGGGATTCTCGCGCGGCGGTAATGGGCGTGGTGGAGGCCCCGCCCACTGGGAGCCCACGTGGGACTCCGGGAACGCCCCTCCCGCCCAGACTCAAGAGGAGGGGGCGTGGCCACTGAGGGTCACGTTGCTCCAGTCCAGCTTCTGA
- the Plekha4 gene encoding pleckstrin homology domain-containing family A member 4 isoform X3 has product MEEGRPRSSLSLASSASTISSRSSLSTQKPTRAVNKVHAFGKRNNALRRDPNLPVHIRGWLHKQDSSGLRLWKRRWFVLSGHCLFYYKDSREESVLGSVLLPSYSIRPDGPGAPRGRRFTFTAEHPGMRTYVLAADTLEDLRGWLRALGRASRAEGEDCGRPRTPASPQRGEGPGGPGGPPEVSRGEEGRISESPEMARFSRGHGRPGLLTPSPTADLQSGPRIRRTRSPDLFTPLSRPPSPLSLPRPRSAPARRPPPSSGDAALPARPHTPLSRIDVRPPLDWGPQRQTLSRPPTPRRGPSSDAGGGKPPRSPQHWSQEPRPRRGEAPSGSSTYLQLPPRPPGTRASMVLLPGPPLDSNFHQSLETDTLLTKLCGQDRLLRRLQEDIDQRQEEKEQLEAALELTRQQLGQAGREAVGPGKAWGRQRLLQDRLVSVRAALCHLTQERERVWDTYSGLEQELGTLRETLEYLLHLGSPQDRASAQQQLWMVEDTLAGLGGPQKALPHTEPDSPSPALQGEESSERESLPESLELSSPRSPEADWGRPPGGLGSPRVSRASSPEGRRPTSPQLGTKVPTTRPRMSAQEQLERIRRNQECGRPLPRPTSPRLLTLGRTLSPARRQADLEQKSVLGAAKWLRSSGSWSSPRNTTPYLPTSEGHRERVLSLSQALATEASQWHRMMTASPDGNVDSRGEPLPPAPPPPSDPTLQVTSHPRCSPMANSDSAGFSRGGNGRGGGPAHWEPTWDSGNAPPAQTQEEGAWPLRVTLLQSSF; this is encoded by the exons ATGGAGGAGGGGCGACCTCGGAGCAGCCTCAGCCTGGCCAGCAGCGCCTCTACCATCTCTTCCCGCAGCAGCTTGAGCACCCAG AAGCCCACTCGGGCAGTAAACAAGGTCCATGCCTTTGGGAAGAGGAACAATGCACTCCGAAGGGATCCCAACCTGCCTGTGCACATCCGGGGCTGGCTTCATAAACAG GATAGCTCCGGACTACGGCTTTGGAAACGTCGCTGGTTCGTCCTCTCTGGCCATTGCCTCTTCTATTACAAGG ACAGCCGCGAGGAGAGTGTCCTGGGAAGTGTCCTGCTCCCCAGCTACAGTATTAGGCCAGATGGGCCCGGAGCACCCCGAGGGCGGCGCTTCACCTTCACG GCAGAGCATCCGGGCATGAGGACCTATGTCCTGGCGGCTGACACATTAGAAGACCTGCGGGGCTGGCTGCGGGCCTTGGGCCGGGCCTCCCGCGCGGAGGGGGAAGATTG TGGGCGACCCAGGACACCCGCAAGTCCCCAGCGTGGGGAGGGCCCTGGCGGTCCCGGGGGTCCCCCGGAGGTGAGCAGAGGGGAAGAGGGACGCATCTCAGAATCACCAGAGATGGCTCGGTTCTCTAGAGGTCATGGCCGACCTGGGCTGCTCACTCCCAGCCCCACAGCCGACCTCCAGTCTGGACCCCGGATTCGGCGGACTAGGAGCCCCGA CCTGTTCACGCCCCTGTCTCGCCCGCCCTCCCCTCTGAGCCTTCCGCGTCCCCGTTCTGCTCCTGCGCGGCGACCCCCTCCCTCCTCGGGAGACGCAGCGCTCCCTGCCCGACCTCACACCCCCTTGAGTCGCATCGATGTCAGGCCTCCTCTGGATTGGGGCCCCCAGCGACAGACTCTATCACGTCCCCCCACTCCTCGCCGAGGACCCTCCTCCGACGCTGGCGGAGGAAAGCCCCCCAGGAGTCCCCAGCACTGGAGTCAAGAACCTAGACCACGGAGAGGAGAG GCCCCATCTGGCTCCTCCACCTATCTCCAGCTCCCCCCAAGACCCCCTGGAACCCGGGCCTCTATGGTTTTACTG cCAGGTCCCCCCCTGGACTCAAACTTCCACCAAAGCCTGGAGACAGAC acTCTTTTGACCAAGTTGTGTGGGCAGGACCGGCTCCTGAGGAGGCTGCAGGAGGACATagaccagaggcaggaggagaag GAGCAGCTAGAGGCCGCCCTGGAGTTGACCCGGCAGCAGTTGGGTCAGGCAGGCAGGGAGGCTGTGGGTCCTGGGAAGGCCTGGGGTCGCCAGCGCCTGCTGCAGGACCGGCTGGTCAGTGTGAGAGCTGCCCTTTGTCACCTGACCCAG GAGCGAGAGCGGGTTTGGGACACATACAGTGGCCTGGAGCAGGAACTGGGCACCTTAAGAGAGACCCTCGAATACCTGCTGCACCTCGGTTCCCCCCAG GACAGAGCATCGGCTCAGCAGCAGCTGTGGATGGTAGAAGACACGCTGGCTGGTCTGGGTGGCCCTCAGAAAGCACTCCCCCACACTGAGCCTGACTCCCCATCCCCTGCACTCCAAGGCGAGGAGTCCTCAGAGAGGGAG AGTTTGCCTGAGTCCTTGGAACTGAGCTCCCCTCGGTCCCCTGAGGCTGACTGGGGGCGGCCCCCTGGAG GTCTTGGATCTCCGAGGGTCTCCCGGGCTTCTAGTCCTGAGGGTCGCCGCCCCACTTCTCCGCAACTGGGAACCAAG GTCCCCACAACCCGGCCTCGGATGAGTGCTCAGGAGCAGCTGGAGCGTATTCGCAGGAACCAGGAGTGTGGACGGCCTCTCCCACGCCCCACCTCCCCCCGGCTGCTCACTCTAGGGAGGACACTGTCCCCAGCCAGACGCCAGGCAGACCTGGAGCAAAAG TCTGTCCTAGGAGCTGCAAAATGGCTCAGAAGCTCAGGGTCCTGGAGTAG TCCTAGGAACACTACCCCTTACTTGCCGACTTCCGAAGGCCACCGGGAGCGGGTCCTTAGCCTCTCCCAAGCCCTGGCCACTGAGGCGTCGCAGTGGCACAGAATGATGACAG CCTCTCCAGATGGAAATGTGGACTCGCGAGGAGAGCCTCTCCCCCCGGCGCCGCCGCCTCCTTCGGACCCCACTCTCCAGGTGACCTCTCACCCAAGATGCTCTCCGATGGCTAATTCCGATTCCGCGGGATTCTCGCGCGGCGGTAATGGGCGTGGTGGAGGCCCCGCCCACTGGGAGCCCACGTGGGACTCCGGGAACGCCCCTCCCGCCCAGACTCAAGAGGAGGGGGCGTGGCCACTGAGGGTCACGTTGCTCCAGTCCAGCTTCTGA